GCAACAAGAGTAGGCGCACCCTATACGTCCTTCACAAAAATCCCGTTCTCCTAAAAATGAGAGATTCATTTTTAGGAGAACGGGATAATTTTCGTCTAAACCTGTATCAATTTTTTGTAGAGGGTCTACTAAAGACAATTTGATAGATTAATTTCCGCTCCCTATCATTCATCTGAAGCACGGTCTGTTGCTCATAATCCCTTTGATCATTCTCCAGATATTTATCATATTCCGGCTTTGCTTGGTTGTCCTGTTTAATCTGTACCCCTACCTGTTTCAGGCTACCCCCATCTGTAATCACAGGAATAGCAATAAACTGATAGGAATTAAAATACAAACGAACCATCGTATCGTTTTCAATCAATTCCCATTTAGCCAAATGACGATGAATCGGAGGTGCTACCTCTTTTTCCGCATCCTCAGCTACATCAATGATCTGAATCTCCATAGCGCAATTCACAAAACGAGGTAATATTTTTTGCAAAAAATGAACCTCCTGTTTTTCTACGTTCATCGTCACTCCTCCTTCAGATCGGCCATCAACTATCTCCGTTTATCAAGGAAATAGATAAAGGAAGCCACTGGTACAACAATGACAGCTAGACCGCTATATAACAGCACCTCAGCATAACGTTGGGCATAAAACATATCGACGCACAATTGAACAAATGTGATACTCGCCAACAATAGCAAGCACATGCAAATAACTCTCCATTGGCTAGATTTCATATGGTTTCACCCCTGTCGCATAAATAGCTCCACCATCAATTTTTAGTTTAATTTCCGGTAAAGCACGTTTGGGTGGGCCAGCGATCGGATCTCCTGTCATAACGCTAAATTTTCCATGATGGCACGGACATAATAATTCTTGTTGCTCCTTATTCCAAAACACAGGGCATTTCAAGTGTGGGCAAGAATTCTGATAGGCTCTGTATTCATCTTTCCCTATTCGTACTAGTAGCGCTGGGTCATGCTTACTTGGATAAGCAAAATTGACTGCTTCTCCGATGCCTACCTGAGCTATATCCGCTATTTTTAGAATGTTTTCTTCCTGCTTAGGTGAAAGCCCGAGAAGTTCACGTGCAGCTAGCGTTCCCCATGGTAATGAGGCCACTGCAAATACTCCAGCTGCCCCTACCATCGTTTTCATGAATCCACGTCGATCCAGCCTGCGCTCATTATCTCGATGAATATTATGTGTATAGTTATCATCCTGCTTTGGGACGATCATTTTCTGTTTATCTTCCATATCGTATGACACCCTCCCTTAGAATAGCTTCTGTTTTCCTTGTAAGATGCCAGGCAGACTAATCTTGACATTTGTTTCCCCTTCTAGGGCACCAAGCATGCTGGCTGTCCATTTACCGTTGGCTAGCTCTATTTG
This is a stretch of genomic DNA from Brevibacillus laterosporus DSM 25. It encodes these proteins:
- a CDS encoding ubiquinol-cytochrome c reductase iron-sulfur subunit; this translates as MEDKQKMIVPKQDDNYTHNIHRDNERRLDRRGFMKTMVGAAGVFAVASLPWGTLAARELLGLSPKQEENILKIADIAQVGIGEAVNFAYPSKHDPALLVRIGKDEYRAYQNSCPHLKCPVFWNKEQQELLCPCHHGKFSVMTGDPIAGPPKRALPEIKLKIDGGAIYATGVKPYEI